One genomic segment of Carassius auratus strain Wakin unplaced genomic scaffold, ASM336829v1 scaf_tig00216410, whole genome shotgun sequence includes these proteins:
- the LOC113098068 gene encoding protein LCHN-like isoform X1, producing MVEQSDRAPLLDWEEVPPPELAPTSPSPETEDSVHSGLSSYPIEGGARADISLNTSPARANSVTAVSSESAHSPHKYSGPGRDASATDEEGDCAFHGLSVRDRRITGWEEKDQIVAVFVVTFDTRSGNMIEWCLPQDVNLEGVEFKSMASGSHRISSDFIYFRKGSYFGLACFANMPVESELERGARMKSVGILSPSYTLLYRYMHFLENQVRHQLQSPGQYSPLEAFYEDKKAVLPSGGNGLVTACPTSVLGPIVNRCMHPEMKITHPAGCMSQFIRFFGEQIMVLWKFALLRKRILIFSPPPVGVVCYRVYCCCCLANVSIPGMGVSVPEFRPFFYINVADIAALETEMSYVACTTEKIFEEKKELYDVYIDNQNVKTHRESLQPLLRLNSADREKYRKLCEQRQLLLYSQEVDGDCTSNEEDLFILFFMEQNNRIFQTLSEVAGSADPTLSAEHMRAMGLDPHSDRGFLIDLLEIYGIDVMLVIDNPCCPQCCLGELM from the exons ATGGTGGAGCAGTCGGATCGCGCTCCGCTGCTGGACTGGGAGGAGGTTCCCCCACCCGAACTTGCCCCAACGTCTCCATCGCCGGAGACTGAGGATTCAGTACATTCCGGACTGTCTAGTTACCCGATCGAGGGTGGTGCACGGGCAGATATCTCCCTGAACACAAGCCCGGCGAGAGCGAACAGCGTAACAGCTGTTTCTAGTGAAAGTGCACATTCTCCCCATAAATACAGCGGCCCGGGAAGAGATGCTTCCGCCACTGATGAGGAGGGAGACTGCGCCTTTCATGGACTGTCAGTCAGGGATCGGAGGATCACTGGATGGGAAGAAAAAGACCAAATAGTTGCAGTGTTTGTTGTGACTTTCGACACAAGATCGG GCAACATGATAGAATGGTGCCTACCTCAAGATGTGAATCTGGAGGGAGTAGAGTTCAAGTCTATGGCAAGCGGCTCTCATCGGATCTCAAGTGACTTCAT ATATTTTCGTAAAGGCAGTTACTTTGGACTAGCGTGCTTTGCCAACATGCCTGTGGAGAGTGAGCTGGAACGAGGAGCTCGGATGAAATCTGTAGGGATTTTGTCTCCTTCTTACACACTGCTATACCGTTACATGCACTTTCTGGAAAACCAAGTTCG GCACCAGTTGCAGTCTCCAGGTCAGTACTCTCCACTGGAAGCTTTCTACGAGGATAAAAAGGCAGTGTTGCCCTCGGGAGGAAACGGTTTGGTCACAGCCTGCCCGACCAGTGTTCTTGGGCCCATAGTCAACCGCTGCATGCATCCAGAGATGAAG ATCACACACCCGGCTGGCTGCATGTCCCAGTTCATACGCTTCTTTGGAGAGCAGATCATGGTGCTGTGGAAGTTTGCTTTGCTCAGGAAACGCATCCTCATTTTCTCTCCTCCCCCTGTCGGTGTGGTCTGCTATCGGG TATACTGTTGCTGCTGCCTTGCTAATGTGTCCATTCCTGGGATGGGCGTGTCTGTTCCGGAGTTCCGCCCCTTCTTCTACATCAATGTTGCTGACATTGCCGCTCTTGAGACTGAAATGTCTTATGTAGCTT GTACAACAGAGAAGATATTTGAGGAAAAGAAGGAGCTGTACGATGTATATATTGACAATCAGAATGtaaagacacacagagagagcctCCAGCCTCTGCTTCGACTCAACAGTGCAGACCGAGAGAAGTATCGCAAGCTCTGTGAGCAAAG GCAGTTGCTGCTGTACTCTCAGGAGGTGGATGGAGACTGCACATCTAATGAGGAAGACCTCTTCATTTT GTTCTTCATGGAGCAAAACAACAGAATCTTCCAGACCCTGTCTGAGGTGGCGGGGAGCGCCGATCCTACCCTGAGTGCTGAACATATGAGAGCCATGGGGCTGGATCCTCACAGTGACCGGGGTTTTCTCATCGACCTGCTGGAAATCTATGGCATTGACGTCATGCTGGTTATTGACAACCCCTGCTGCCC CCAGTGCTGTCTGGGGGAACTGATGTGA
- the LOC113098068 gene encoding protein LCHN-like isoform X2: MVEQSDRAPLLDWEEVPPPELAPTSPSPETEDSVHSGLSSYPIEGGARADISLNTSPARANSVTAVSSESAHSPHKYSGPGRDASATDEEGDCAFHGLSVRDRRITGWEEKDQIVAVFVVTFDTRSGNMIEWCLPQDVNLEGVEFKSMASGSHRISSDFIYFRKGSYFGLACFANMPVESELERGARMKSVGILSPSYTLLYRYMHFLENQVRHQLQSPGQYSPLEAFYEDKKAVLPSGGNGLVTACPTSVLGPIVNRCMHPEMKITHPAGCMSQFIRFFGEQIMVLWKFALLRKRILIFSPPPVGVVCYRVYCCCCLANVSIPGMGVSVPEFRPFFYINVADIAALETEMSYVACTTEKIFEEKKELYDVYIDNQNVKTHRESLQPLLRLNSADREKYRKLCEQRQLLLYSQEVDGDCTSNEEDLFILFFMEQNNRIFQTLSEVAGSADPTLSAEHMRAMGLDPHSDRGFLIDLLEIYGIDVMLVIDNPCCPAVWGN; encoded by the exons ATGGTGGAGCAGTCGGATCGCGCTCCGCTGCTGGACTGGGAGGAGGTTCCCCCACCCGAACTTGCCCCAACGTCTCCATCGCCGGAGACTGAGGATTCAGTACATTCCGGACTGTCTAGTTACCCGATCGAGGGTGGTGCACGGGCAGATATCTCCCTGAACACAAGCCCGGCGAGAGCGAACAGCGTAACAGCTGTTTCTAGTGAAAGTGCACATTCTCCCCATAAATACAGCGGCCCGGGAAGAGATGCTTCCGCCACTGATGAGGAGGGAGACTGCGCCTTTCATGGACTGTCAGTCAGGGATCGGAGGATCACTGGATGGGAAGAAAAAGACCAAATAGTTGCAGTGTTTGTTGTGACTTTCGACACAAGATCGG GCAACATGATAGAATGGTGCCTACCTCAAGATGTGAATCTGGAGGGAGTAGAGTTCAAGTCTATGGCAAGCGGCTCTCATCGGATCTCAAGTGACTTCAT ATATTTTCGTAAAGGCAGTTACTTTGGACTAGCGTGCTTTGCCAACATGCCTGTGGAGAGTGAGCTGGAACGAGGAGCTCGGATGAAATCTGTAGGGATTTTGTCTCCTTCTTACACACTGCTATACCGTTACATGCACTTTCTGGAAAACCAAGTTCG GCACCAGTTGCAGTCTCCAGGTCAGTACTCTCCACTGGAAGCTTTCTACGAGGATAAAAAGGCAGTGTTGCCCTCGGGAGGAAACGGTTTGGTCACAGCCTGCCCGACCAGTGTTCTTGGGCCCATAGTCAACCGCTGCATGCATCCAGAGATGAAG ATCACACACCCGGCTGGCTGCATGTCCCAGTTCATACGCTTCTTTGGAGAGCAGATCATGGTGCTGTGGAAGTTTGCTTTGCTCAGGAAACGCATCCTCATTTTCTCTCCTCCCCCTGTCGGTGTGGTCTGCTATCGGG TATACTGTTGCTGCTGCCTTGCTAATGTGTCCATTCCTGGGATGGGCGTGTCTGTTCCGGAGTTCCGCCCCTTCTTCTACATCAATGTTGCTGACATTGCCGCTCTTGAGACTGAAATGTCTTATGTAGCTT GTACAACAGAGAAGATATTTGAGGAAAAGAAGGAGCTGTACGATGTATATATTGACAATCAGAATGtaaagacacacagagagagcctCCAGCCTCTGCTTCGACTCAACAGTGCAGACCGAGAGAAGTATCGCAAGCTCTGTGAGCAAAG GCAGTTGCTGCTGTACTCTCAGGAGGTGGATGGAGACTGCACATCTAATGAGGAAGACCTCTTCATTTT GTTCTTCATGGAGCAAAACAACAGAATCTTCCAGACCCTGTCTGAGGTGGCGGGGAGCGCCGATCCTACCCTGAGTGCTGAACATATGAGAGCCATGGGGCTGGATCCTCACAGTGACCGGGGTTTTCTCATCGACCTGCTGGAAATCTATGGCATTGACGTCATGCTGGTTATTGACAACCCCTGCTGCCC TGCTGTCTGGGGGAACTGA
- the LOC113098068 gene encoding protein LCHN-like isoform X3, with the protein MVEQSDRAPLLDWEEVPPPELAPTSPSPETEDSVHSGLSSYPIEGGARADISLNTSPARANSVTAVSSESAHSPHKYSGPGRDASATDEEGDCAFHGLSVRDRRITGWEEKDQIVAVFVVTFDTRSGNMIEWCLPQDVNLEGVEFKSMASGSHRISSDFIYFRKGSYFGLACFANMPVESELERGARMKSVGILSPSYTLLYRYMHFLENQVRHQLQSPGQYSPLEAFYEDKKAVLPSGGNGLVTACPTSVLGPIVNRCMHPEMKITHPAGCMSQFIRFFGEQIMVLWKFALLRKRILIFSPPPVGVVCYRVYCCCCLANVSIPGMGVSVPEFRPFFYINVADIAALETEMSYVACTTEKIFEEKKELYDVYIDNQNVKTHRESLQPLLRLNSADREKYRKLCEQRQLLLYSQEVDGDCTSNEEDLFILFFMEQNNRIFQTLSEVAGSADPTLSAEHMRAMGLDPHSDRGFLIDLLEIYGIDVMLVIDNPCCPSHS; encoded by the exons ATGGTGGAGCAGTCGGATCGCGCTCCGCTGCTGGACTGGGAGGAGGTTCCCCCACCCGAACTTGCCCCAACGTCTCCATCGCCGGAGACTGAGGATTCAGTACATTCCGGACTGTCTAGTTACCCGATCGAGGGTGGTGCACGGGCAGATATCTCCCTGAACACAAGCCCGGCGAGAGCGAACAGCGTAACAGCTGTTTCTAGTGAAAGTGCACATTCTCCCCATAAATACAGCGGCCCGGGAAGAGATGCTTCCGCCACTGATGAGGAGGGAGACTGCGCCTTTCATGGACTGTCAGTCAGGGATCGGAGGATCACTGGATGGGAAGAAAAAGACCAAATAGTTGCAGTGTTTGTTGTGACTTTCGACACAAGATCGG GCAACATGATAGAATGGTGCCTACCTCAAGATGTGAATCTGGAGGGAGTAGAGTTCAAGTCTATGGCAAGCGGCTCTCATCGGATCTCAAGTGACTTCAT ATATTTTCGTAAAGGCAGTTACTTTGGACTAGCGTGCTTTGCCAACATGCCTGTGGAGAGTGAGCTGGAACGAGGAGCTCGGATGAAATCTGTAGGGATTTTGTCTCCTTCTTACACACTGCTATACCGTTACATGCACTTTCTGGAAAACCAAGTTCG GCACCAGTTGCAGTCTCCAGGTCAGTACTCTCCACTGGAAGCTTTCTACGAGGATAAAAAGGCAGTGTTGCCCTCGGGAGGAAACGGTTTGGTCACAGCCTGCCCGACCAGTGTTCTTGGGCCCATAGTCAACCGCTGCATGCATCCAGAGATGAAG ATCACACACCCGGCTGGCTGCATGTCCCAGTTCATACGCTTCTTTGGAGAGCAGATCATGGTGCTGTGGAAGTTTGCTTTGCTCAGGAAACGCATCCTCATTTTCTCTCCTCCCCCTGTCGGTGTGGTCTGCTATCGGG TATACTGTTGCTGCTGCCTTGCTAATGTGTCCATTCCTGGGATGGGCGTGTCTGTTCCGGAGTTCCGCCCCTTCTTCTACATCAATGTTGCTGACATTGCCGCTCTTGAGACTGAAATGTCTTATGTAGCTT GTACAACAGAGAAGATATTTGAGGAAAAGAAGGAGCTGTACGATGTATATATTGACAATCAGAATGtaaagacacacagagagagcctCCAGCCTCTGCTTCGACTCAACAGTGCAGACCGAGAGAAGTATCGCAAGCTCTGTGAGCAAAG GCAGTTGCTGCTGTACTCTCAGGAGGTGGATGGAGACTGCACATCTAATGAGGAAGACCTCTTCATTTT GTTCTTCATGGAGCAAAACAACAGAATCTTCCAGACCCTGTCTGAGGTGGCGGGGAGCGCCGATCCTACCCTGAGTGCTGAACATATGAGAGCCATGGGGCTGGATCCTCACAGTGACCGGGGTTTTCTCATCGACCTGCTGGAAATCTATGGCATTGACGTCATGCTGGTTATTGACAACCCCTGCTGCCC GAGCCATTCCTGA
- the LOC113098068 gene encoding protein LCHN-like isoform X4: protein MVEQSDRAPLLDWEEVPPPELAPTSPSPETEDSVHSGLSSYPIEGGARADISLNTSPARANSVTAVSSESAHSPHKYSGPGRDASATDEEGDCAFHGLSVRDRRITGWEEKDQIVAVFVVTFDTRSGNMIEWCLPQDVNLEGVEFKSMASGSHRISSDFIYFRKGSYFGLACFANMPVESELERGARMKSVGILSPSYTLLYRYMHFLENQVRHQLQSPGQYSPLEAFYEDKKAVLPSGGNGLVTACPTSVLGPIVNRCMHPEMKITHPAGCMSQFIRFFGEQIMVLWKFALLRKRILIFSPPPVGVVCYRVYCCCCLANVSIPGMGVSVPEFRPFFYINVADIAALETEMSYVACTTEKIFEEKKELYDVYIDNQNVKTHRESLQPLLRLNSADREKYRKLCEQRQLLLYSQEVDGDCTSNEEDLFILFFMEQNNRIFQTLSEVAGSADPTLSAEHMRAMGLDPHSDRGFLIDLLEIYGIDVMLVIDNPCCP from the exons ATGGTGGAGCAGTCGGATCGCGCTCCGCTGCTGGACTGGGAGGAGGTTCCCCCACCCGAACTTGCCCCAACGTCTCCATCGCCGGAGACTGAGGATTCAGTACATTCCGGACTGTCTAGTTACCCGATCGAGGGTGGTGCACGGGCAGATATCTCCCTGAACACAAGCCCGGCGAGAGCGAACAGCGTAACAGCTGTTTCTAGTGAAAGTGCACATTCTCCCCATAAATACAGCGGCCCGGGAAGAGATGCTTCCGCCACTGATGAGGAGGGAGACTGCGCCTTTCATGGACTGTCAGTCAGGGATCGGAGGATCACTGGATGGGAAGAAAAAGACCAAATAGTTGCAGTGTTTGTTGTGACTTTCGACACAAGATCGG GCAACATGATAGAATGGTGCCTACCTCAAGATGTGAATCTGGAGGGAGTAGAGTTCAAGTCTATGGCAAGCGGCTCTCATCGGATCTCAAGTGACTTCAT ATATTTTCGTAAAGGCAGTTACTTTGGACTAGCGTGCTTTGCCAACATGCCTGTGGAGAGTGAGCTGGAACGAGGAGCTCGGATGAAATCTGTAGGGATTTTGTCTCCTTCTTACACACTGCTATACCGTTACATGCACTTTCTGGAAAACCAAGTTCG GCACCAGTTGCAGTCTCCAGGTCAGTACTCTCCACTGGAAGCTTTCTACGAGGATAAAAAGGCAGTGTTGCCCTCGGGAGGAAACGGTTTGGTCACAGCCTGCCCGACCAGTGTTCTTGGGCCCATAGTCAACCGCTGCATGCATCCAGAGATGAAG ATCACACACCCGGCTGGCTGCATGTCCCAGTTCATACGCTTCTTTGGAGAGCAGATCATGGTGCTGTGGAAGTTTGCTTTGCTCAGGAAACGCATCCTCATTTTCTCTCCTCCCCCTGTCGGTGTGGTCTGCTATCGGG TATACTGTTGCTGCTGCCTTGCTAATGTGTCCATTCCTGGGATGGGCGTGTCTGTTCCGGAGTTCCGCCCCTTCTTCTACATCAATGTTGCTGACATTGCCGCTCTTGAGACTGAAATGTCTTATGTAGCTT GTACAACAGAGAAGATATTTGAGGAAAAGAAGGAGCTGTACGATGTATATATTGACAATCAGAATGtaaagacacacagagagagcctCCAGCCTCTGCTTCGACTCAACAGTGCAGACCGAGAGAAGTATCGCAAGCTCTGTGAGCAAAG GCAGTTGCTGCTGTACTCTCAGGAGGTGGATGGAGACTGCACATCTAATGAGGAAGACCTCTTCATTTT GTTCTTCATGGAGCAAAACAACAGAATCTTCCAGACCCTGTCTGAGGTGGCGGGGAGCGCCGATCCTACCCTGAGTGCTGAACATATGAGAGCCATGGGGCTGGATCCTCACAGTGACCGGGGTTTTCTCATCGACCTGCTGGAAATCTATGGCATTGACGTCATGCTGGTTATTGACAACCCCTGCTGCCCGTAA